A genomic window from Artemia franciscana chromosome 14, ASM3288406v1, whole genome shotgun sequence includes:
- the LOC136035874 gene encoding piggyBac transposable element-derived protein 3-like, whose translation MISVLKSSISKTDAQANDDDFQTMGRIEKRKKPSISPPEINGISKSISADPSTSSDSMRGHGPKPLEERLIKERSRRVTKKMTAEEAARLLFIPDCDSDLDISSDGDDLNWAPDNPDQEFQPLHSLNCYGNEDGRDEEDIDHTDDIPLAVLGRFELENGDDTDQFDLPLPGLNDTTASNSSSSTSSAPVSASSAIQSATVTAPAEPFVLTRAQKNAPSQAVAGLVTPTDAPQVTAKPVAKKKVSKEAKQYKWIKTEPEPRNITWKGSMPHYDEVQTPLDLFRMFITKDILSNIVDQTNLNAMRKKNLALKLSLEELRRFLGVQMLMSILKLPAIRMYWENGIRYSPVADTMSRDRFNSLRSFFHICDDTLMIPKGEVGHDKLFKIRRLYDAFRENLKKTDPEEIQSIDEQMIPFKGTIGFRQYLKDKPHSWGVKVFTRAGISGIVYDIEIYTGKGAVEISELGQGTDVVLRLVENLPRFMNFKLFFDNFYTGIDLIHKLRVEYGIESCGTIRSNRMRGAVLDTDANMKKKGRGSVDFRFERHSEVSVVKWYDNKPVHLASSYCAVTPIDKCQRWDGSTRKYVEVDRPRIVRDYNKSMGGVDLADMFLELYRTDIRSKKWYMRIVYYFFDMAVNNAWLIHRRQCKQINVQHMSLLYFKMDIAPGLVLTGVSQSPRVGRPSLSVTKRNTTTSRDGMPSESVRFDQTSHFPDTTEKGRCRYEKCVRGGTSRIMCSKCKVRLCLNSDRNCFINFHLK comes from the exons ATGATTTCTGTCTTAAAGTCCTCAATCTCGAAAACTGATGCCCAGGCAAATGATGATGATTTTCAGACAATGGGCAGAATAGAGAAACGTAAAAAGCCTTCTATAAGTCCTCCTGAAATAAATGGAATTTCAAAATCAATCTCAG ctGATCCAAGCACGAGCTCTGACTCCATGAGAGGTCATGGTCCCAAGCCCTTGGAAGAGAGACTGATCAAGGAAAGAAGTAGAAGAGTTACCAAGAAAATGACTGCAGAAGAAGCAGCAAGGCTTTTATTCATACCTGATTGTGATTCAGATCTCGATATCTCTTCCGACGGCGACGACCTAAACTGGGCACCAGACAATCCAGATCAAGAATTTCAGCCTTTACATTCTCTCAACTGTTATGGCAATGAAGACGGAAGAGATGAAGAGGATATCGACCACACAGACGACATCCCTTTAGCAGTGCTTGGCAGGTTCGAGTTAGAGAATGGCGATGACACGGATCAATTCGATTTGCCTCTCCCGGGCTTGAATGATACAACAGCGTCAAACAGTTCTTCAAGCACATCATCAGCACCAGTGTCAGCTTCTTCTGCAATACAGTCAGCAACAGTTACTGCACCTGCTGAACCCTTTGTCCTTACAAGAGCTCAAAAAAATGCTCCTTCCCAAGCAGTGGCCGGTCTAGTAACTCCAACTGATGCTCCTCAGGTCACGGCAAAACCAGTAGCAAAAAAGAAGGTATCGAAGGAGGCAAAGCAATACAAGTGGATAAAAACGGAGCCCGAACCTCGAAATATTACATGGAAGGGTTCTATGCCACACTATGACGAGGTACAAACGCCCCTTGATCTCTTCCGAATGTTTATCACAAAAGACATTCTTTCAAACATTGTGGACCAAACGAATCTGAATGCCATGAGAAAGAAGAATCTTGCTCTGAAACTTTCCCTTGAAGAGCTGCGCAGATTTCTTGGAGTTCAAATGCTTATGAGCATTCTCAAACTTCCGGCTATTAGAATGTACTGGGAGAATGGAATACGATATTCCCCGGTGGCTGATACCATGAGCAGAGATAGGTTCAACAGCTTGAGGTCTTTTTTCCACATTTGCGATGACACCTTAATGATACCGAAAGGGGAGGTTGGTCATGATAAACTGTTCAAGATCAGAAGACTATACGACGCATTCAGggagaatctgaaaaaaacaGACCCTGAAGAGATCCAAAGTATTGACGAACAGATGATCCCATTCAAAGGAACAATTGGATTTCGACAGTACTTGAAGGACAAGCCCCACTCGTGGGGTGTAAAGGTTTTCACGAGAGCCGGCATCAGCGGAATAGTGTATGACATAGAGATATATACAGGAAAAGGAGCTGTTGAAATTTCTGAACTTGGCCAAGGTACTGACGTTGTCCTTCGGCTTGTAGAAAATCTGCCAAGGTTCATGAACTTCAAGTTGTTCTTTGATAACTTCTATACTGGCATCGATCTCATTCACAAGCTCCGGGTTGAATATGGCATCGAGTCATGTGGTACGATACGCAGCAACAGAATGAGGGGCGCTGTTCTAGATACCGACGCCAACATGAAGAAGAAAGGACGAGGGTCAGTGGACTTCCGTTTTGAAAGACATTCAGAAGTATCGGTAGTAAAATGGTATGACAACAAACCAGTCCATTTGGCTTCTTCATACTGTGCAGTCACCCCAATTGATAAGTGTCAGAGATGGGATGGCTCAACACGGAAATACGTCGAAGTTGATCGCCCCCGAATCGTCCGTGACTACAACAAATCAATGGGGGGCGTAGATCTTGCTGACATGTTCCTGGAGCTTTACAGGACTGACATTCGCTCTAAGAAATGGTATATGAGGATTGTGTACTACTTCTTTGACATGGCTGTGAACAACGCCTGGCTGATACACCGCCGACAGTGTAAGCAGATCAATGTTCAGCACATGTCTCTGCTGTACTTCAAAATGGACATTGCTCCTGGGTTGGTTCTTACTGGCGTATCTCAAAGTCCTCGAGTTGGAAGACCATCCTTATCAGTGACCAAGCGCAATACGACTACCTCGCGAGACGGGATGCCTTCGGAATCAGTGAGGTTTGACCAGACCTCGCATTTTCCGGATACGACTGAAAAGGGAAGGTGTCGCTATGAGAAGTGCGTTAGGGGTGGAACCAGTCGAATCATGTGTTCGAAGTGCAAAGTTCGACTGTGTTTGAACTCAGATCGCAACTGTTTCATAAATTTTCACCTAAAATAG